Proteins encoded within one genomic window of Prauserella marina:
- the prpB gene encoding methylisocitrate lyase, producing MLHATVTASQKRIAFRAGLSSGSLQRAPGAFNPLSAKLIEQQGFEGVYVSGAVLSAELGLPDIGLTTITEVAGRSQQIARVTALPALVDADTGFGEPMNAARTVQLLEDAGVAGLHLEDQVNPKRCGHLDGKDVVERDVAVRRIKAAVAARRDPDFVIAARTDAAGVHGLDDAIDRAKAYVDAGADLIFPEAMRTPSDFERIRAAVDVPILANMTEFGKSELIDARTLDSLGVNLVIYPVTGLRLAMKAVEDGLRVIADDGTQESLLDRMQHRRDLYELLDYSDYNEFDENIFNFRV from the coding sequence ATGCTGCATGCCACGGTTACCGCTTCCCAGAAGCGCATCGCGTTCCGCGCGGGGTTGAGCTCCGGTTCCCTGCAACGCGCGCCAGGGGCCTTCAACCCCTTGAGCGCCAAGCTGATCGAGCAGCAGGGGTTCGAAGGCGTTTACGTCTCCGGTGCGGTGCTTTCGGCCGAACTGGGGCTGCCCGACATCGGCCTGACCACGATCACCGAGGTCGCGGGCCGGTCCCAGCAGATCGCCCGCGTGACCGCCCTGCCCGCCCTTGTCGACGCCGACACCGGCTTCGGTGAGCCGATGAACGCCGCCCGCACCGTGCAACTGCTCGAAGACGCAGGGGTTGCCGGGCTGCACCTTGAGGACCAGGTCAACCCGAAGCGCTGCGGCCACCTCGACGGCAAGGACGTCGTCGAGCGCGACGTCGCCGTCCGGCGGATCAAGGCGGCGGTCGCGGCGCGGCGGGACCCGGACTTCGTCATCGCCGCCCGCACGGACGCCGCCGGGGTGCACGGGCTCGACGACGCGATCGACCGCGCCAAAGCCTACGTCGACGCCGGAGCCGATCTCATCTTCCCTGAGGCCATGCGCACGCCGTCGGACTTCGAGCGGATCAGGGCCGCCGTCGACGTTCCGATCCTGGCGAACATGACCGAGTTCGGGAAAAGCGAGCTGATCGACGCGAGAACGCTGGATTCTCTCGGCGTCAACCTCGTGATCTACCCCGTCACTGGACTGCGTCTCGCGATGAAAGCGGTCGAAGACGGGTTGCGGGTCATCGCCGATGACGGAACCCAGGAGAGCCTTCTCGACCGGATGCAGCATCGGCGAGACCTCTACGAACTGCTCGACTATTCCGACTACAACGAATTCGACGAGAACATTTTCAATTTCCGCGTCTGA